A part of Roseitalea porphyridii genomic DNA contains:
- a CDS encoding HAD-IIB family hydrolase, whose amino-acid sequence MTDLPPDRPLIVFTDLDGTLLDHETYAFAAAEPALALLRERAVPLILASSKTAAEIAPIRSELGFGDCPAIVENGAGVLAPEGGEAEAAADDYQRLRAIVATAPADLRRHFSGFSDMGVQGITAATGLPADAARLAATRRFSEPGLWSGGADERARFVAWLERHGVHARSGGRFLTLSFGGTKAGRMEAIASRIFPDARPFIVALGDAPNDVEMLEAADRAFIVANPHGTGVPRLSGEDDGTVTRTADPGPSGWNGALLGLLSG is encoded by the coding sequence ATGACGGACCTGCCGCCCGACCGCCCGCTGATCGTCTTCACCGACCTCGACGGCACGCTGCTCGACCACGAGACATATGCGTTCGCCGCCGCCGAGCCGGCACTCGCCCTGCTGCGCGAACGGGCGGTGCCGCTGATCCTCGCCTCGTCCAAGACCGCCGCCGAGATCGCGCCGATCCGGTCCGAACTGGGCTTCGGCGATTGCCCGGCGATCGTCGAGAACGGCGCCGGCGTGCTGGCGCCCGAGGGTGGCGAGGCGGAGGCTGCGGCGGACGATTACCAACGCCTGCGCGCGATCGTCGCCACCGCGCCGGCCGACCTGCGCCGGCATTTTTCGGGCTTTTCCGACATGGGCGTTCAGGGCATCACGGCCGCGACCGGCCTGCCGGCGGACGCCGCCCGGCTGGCGGCCACGCGCCGGTTTTCCGAGCCGGGCCTGTGGTCGGGCGGCGCGGACGAGCGCGCCCGCTTCGTCGCCTGGCTCGAACGCCACGGCGTCCACGCCCGCTCGGGCGGCCGCTTCCTGACGCTTTCGTTCGGCGGCACCAAGGCCGGCCGCATGGAGGCGATCGCAAGCCGGATCTTCCCCGACGCGCGGCCGTTCATCGTCGCGCTGGGCGATGCGCCCAACGATGTCGAGATGCTCGAAGCGGCCGACCGCGCCTTCATCGTCGCCAACCCGCACGGAACCGGCGTGCCACGCCTCTCGGGCGAGGATGACGGAACCGTGACGCGCACCGCCGACCCGGGCCCTTCCGGTTGGAATGGGGCGCTGCTCGGGCTACTGTCAGGCTGA
- a CDS encoding glycosyl transferase, with amino-acid sequence MADFHQNGAVATLHNLRTRSPEDLERELITITGRQKVTLILPSLYSELEGPALPAILDELNTVKFIHHVVIGLDRASKKEYKSARKFFSRLELPHSVLWNDGPRLQAIDARLAEAGLAPSEPGKGRNVWYCVGYTLSRAESDVIALHDCDILTYSKDMLARLVYPVAHPDFTYQFCKGYYPRTAEGKMNGRVSRLLVAPLLLALRKTLGENDYLDYLRSFRYPLAGEFAMRSSILPAMRIPSDWGLEIGTLSEVWRNLAPRSVCQVEISDAYDHKHQPLSEDDASKGLSRMSTDICKAIFRKLATDGTVFSKETFRALKASYYRIALDFVETYYNDARMNGLYVDRHREERAVELFAANMVEAGRTFLDNPMETPFIPAWSRVQAADPDLVRDLYEAVQEDDKEFG; translated from the coding sequence TTGGCAGACTTTCACCAGAACGGCGCCGTCGCCACATTGCACAATCTGCGCACCCGCTCGCCCGAGGATCTTGAACGCGAACTGATCACGATCACCGGGCGCCAGAAGGTCACGCTGATCCTGCCCTCGCTCTATTCCGAGCTCGAGGGCCCTGCCCTTCCGGCGATCCTGGACGAACTCAACACGGTCAAGTTCATCCACCATGTGGTGATCGGGCTCGATCGGGCCTCGAAGAAGGAGTACAAGTCGGCCCGCAAGTTCTTCTCGCGGCTCGAACTGCCCCATTCGGTGCTGTGGAACGACGGGCCGCGCCTTCAGGCGATCGACGCGCGCCTCGCCGAGGCGGGCCTCGCCCCGTCCGAACCCGGCAAGGGCCGCAACGTATGGTACTGCGTCGGCTACACGCTCTCGCGCGCCGAGAGCGACGTGATCGCGCTGCACGACTGCGATATCCTGACCTATTCGAAGGACATGCTGGCGCGGCTGGTCTACCCGGTCGCCCACCCCGATTTCACCTACCAGTTTTGCAAGGGCTATTATCCGCGCACGGCCGAGGGCAAGATGAACGGCCGCGTCAGCCGGCTGCTCGTCGCGCCGCTCCTGCTGGCGCTGCGCAAGACGCTGGGTGAGAACGACTATCTCGATTATCTGCGCTCGTTCCGCTATCCGCTCGCCGGCGAGTTCGCCATGCGCAGCTCGATCCTGCCGGCGATGCGCATTCCGTCCGACTGGGGGCTGGAGATCGGCACCCTGTCGGAGGTCTGGCGCAACCTCGCCCCGCGCTCGGTCTGCCAGGTGGAGATCTCGGACGCCTACGACCACAAGCACCAGCCGCTGTCCGAGGACGACGCCTCCAAGGGGCTGTCGCGCATGTCGACCGACATCTGTAAGGCGATCTTCCGCAAGCTGGCAACCGACGGCACGGTGTTCTCCAAGGAGACGTTCCGCGCGCTCAAGGCCAGCTACTACCGCATCGCGCTCGATTTCGTCGAAACCTACTACAACGATGCGCGGATGAACGGGCTCTACGTCGACCGGCACAGGGAGGAGCGCGCCGTCGAACTGTTCGCCGCCAACATGGTCGAGGCGGGCCGCACCTTCCTCGACAATCCCATGGAAACGCCGTTCATTCCGGCCTGGTCGCGCGTGCAGGCGGCCGACCCCGACCTCGTCCGCGACCTCTACGAGGCCGTGCAGGAGGACGACAAGGAGTTCGGATGA
- a CDS encoding GNAT family N-acetyltransferase yields the protein MNAPAAAAPLTIRPAREADAVVLEAIAEQAYSRYVAAVGRRPAPMDTDFAARIGAGIVYVAARDEAVIGFAIFLARGDHMLLENIAVDPASSGQGVGGALITHCEAEARRLGLGAVELYANEKMTQNLSIYPHLGYREIGRREEDGFRRVFFRKELR from the coding sequence ATGAACGCACCGGCCGCAGCGGCGCCATTGACGATACGGCCCGCGCGAGAGGCGGACGCGGTAGTTCTCGAGGCGATCGCCGAGCAGGCCTATTCCCGCTACGTCGCGGCGGTCGGCCGCCGCCCGGCTCCGATGGACACCGACTTCGCCGCACGGATCGGCGCGGGCATCGTGTACGTGGCGGCGCGGGACGAGGCCGTAATCGGTTTTGCGATCTTCCTTGCCCGTGGCGATCACATGCTTCTTGAGAACATCGCCGTCGACCCGGCGAGTTCCGGGCAGGGCGTCGGCGGAGCGCTGATCACCCATTGCGAAGCAGAGGCCCGCCGGCTCGGGCTCGGTGCGGTCGAATTGTACGCGAACGAGAAGATGACGCAGAACCTGTCGATCTATCCGCACCTTGGCTACCGCGAGATCGGCCGGCGCGAGGAAGACGGATTTCGGCGCGTCTTCTTCCGCAAGGAACTGCGATAG